From Phycodurus eques isolate BA_2022a chromosome 13, UOR_Pequ_1.1, whole genome shotgun sequence, a single genomic window includes:
- the exosc4 gene encoding exosome complex component RRP41 — MAGLELLSDQGYRLDGRKATELRKVQARMGVFAQADGSAYLEQGNTKALAVVYGPHEMRGSRSRTLHDRAVINCQYSMATFSTSERKRRPHGDRKSTEMSLHLKQTFEAAVMTQLYPRSQIDIYVKILQSDGGNYSVCVNSATLAVIDAGIPMLDYVCASTVGFVDETPLADLCYAEESGGVSSLALALLPRGGQIALLQMDARLHQDHLEAMMDAAMTACKGVSKVLDQVVRQHLREASLATGD, encoded by the exons ATGGCGGGTTTGGAGCTGCTGTCCGACCAAGGCTACCGTCTGGATGGACGCAAAGCCACCGAGCTTCGCAAGGTTCAAGCCCGCATGGGTGTGTTCGCCCAGGCCGATGGCTCGGCGTATTTAGAGCAGGGAAACACCAAAGCCTTAGCGGTTGTGTACGGACCACACGAA ATGCGAGGTTCCCGCAGCCGGACCCTTCACGACCGGGCCGTCATCAACTGCCAGTACAGCATGGCCACGTTCAGCACGtcggagaggaagaggaggccgcACGGCGACCGCAAGTCTACGGAGATGAGCCTCCACCTCAAGCAGACGTTCGAAGCCGCCGTGATGACGCAGCTCTACCCGCGCTCTCAAATAGACATTTACGTCAAG ATTCTCCAGTCAGACGGCGGCAACTACAGCGTGTGCGTGAATTCCGCCACACTGGCCGTGATCGACGCCGGCATCCCCATGCTGGACTACGTGTGCGCCTCCACCGTGGGCTTCGTGGACGAGACGCCGCTCGCCGACCTTTGCTACGCCGAGGAGAGCGGCGGCGTGAGCTCCCTGGCGCTAGCGCTGCTGCCCCGCGGCGGGCAGATCGCGCTCCTGCAGATGGACGCCAGGCTGCATCAGGACCACCTGGAGGCCATGATGGACGCCGCCATGACGGCTTGCAAAGGCGTGAGCAAGGTGCTGGACCAGGTGGTGCGTCAGCACCTACGAGAGGCCTCGCTGGCCACTGGAGACTGA